The Musa acuminata AAA Group cultivar baxijiao chromosome BXJ1-3, Cavendish_Baxijiao_AAA, whole genome shotgun sequence genome window below encodes:
- the LOC135636600 gene encoding transcription factor MYB93-like gives MGRSPCCDENGLKKGPWTPEEDQKLVQYVQKHGHGSWRALPKLAGLNRCGKSCRLRWTNYLRPDIKRGRFSPEEEQIILNLHSVLGNKWSAIASHLPGRTDNEIKNFWNTHLKKRLIQMGFDPMTHRPRTDFFDALQQLIALAKLGELIGGRPLDDHAARLQAEAAQAAQLQYLQQLAAAAAMAGSSGTDHLSTITGADLETNSLLDSQMSSLLSIPSPTPLQDINGQTSDNPLLPELEIPCSMFDQPINSETNQSSNLTGFNLGDNSPGSPFMSPNSPLPPLTDVSIGSLVGGAYSASSCGNSGINPPSLWPDMLFDDPFMGDFA, from the exons ATGGGGAGATCCCCTTGCTGTGATGAGAATGGCCTCAAGAAGGGTCCCTGGACACCTGAAGAAGACCAGAAGCTTGTCCAGTATGTCCAGAAGCACGGCCATGGCAGCTGGAGAGCCCTCCCAAAGCTagctg GACTAAATAGATGTGGGAAGAGCTGCAGGCTAAGATGGACTAACTATTTGAGGCCGGATATCAAAAGAGGCAGGTTTTCCCCAGAGGAGGAGCAGATCATTCTCAACCTACACTCTGTTCTTGGCAACAA GTGGTCGGCGATTGCTTCCCATCTCCCAGGCCGGactgacaacgagatcaagaacttctGGAACACCCACCTCAAGAAGAGGCTGATCCAGATGGGGTTCGACCCCATGACGCACCGCCCGAGGACCGACTTCTTTGACGCCCTTCAGCAGCTCATCGCCTTGGCTAAGCTCGGAGAGCTCATCGGCGGCCGCCCCTTGGACGACCACGCTGCGCGGCTGCAGGCCGAGGCAGCCCAGGCTGCACAGCTGCAGTACCTCCAGCAGctggctgccgccgccgccatggCAGGTAGTTCAGGTACCGATCACCTTAGCACTATCACCGGCGCAGACTTGGAGACCAACAGTCTTCTCGACTCCCAGATGTCTTCTTTACTCTCAATCCCTTCTCCAACTCCTCTTCAAGATATCAATGGCCAAACATCCGACAACCCGTTATTGCCAGAGCTTGAGATCCCGTGCTCCATGTTTGATCAACCTATAAACAGCGAGACCAACCAATCCTCCAACTTAACGGGGTTTAACCTGGGAGACAACTCACCGGGATCACCATTCATGTCTCCTAAttcacctcttcctcctctcacCGACGTCTCCATCGGCAGCCTGGTGGGTGGTGCTTATAGTGCTTCCAGCTGCGGTAACAGTGGGATTAATCCTCCTTCCTTGTGGCCTGACATGTTGTTCGATGATCCATTTATGGGTGATTTTGCATGA